CCCGCGGACCGCGTTCACCCGGATGGCGGAGCTCGGGGCCGTGCTGACATGCCGCCGTTGACCTGCGGTGTTCCACTGCCGGGGGTCGGCCCGGCGCGGGTGGGACGGGAGGCGCGTCCTTACGCTGACGGCATGCCCACCGCTCGTTCCGGATCGGGGAGCCGAAGGGAAGTCGCATGAAGGCAGTCCAGTACCGGGAGATAGGCGCCGCGCCCGAGGTCGTCACCGTGCCGGAGCCCGAGCCGGGACCGGGACAGGTACTGCTGAAGGTCGCCGCCGCGGGCGTGTGCCACTCCGACATCGCTGTGATGAGCTGGCCCGCCGAGACCTTCCCGTACGCGCTGCCGCTCACCCTCGGCCACGAGGGCACGGGCACGGTGGAGGCGCTGGGCGAGGGGGTCATCGGCCTCGCCGAGGGCGACCCGGTCGCCGTCTACGGCCCGCAGGGCTGCGGGCGGTGTGCCAAGTGCGCCGAGGGCAAGGAGAACTACTGCCTGCGCGCCGCCGAACTGGGCATCTACCCGCCCGGCCTGGGCGCCCCCGGCGCCATGGCCGAGTACCTGCTGATCGACGACGCGCGGTTCCTGCTGCCGCTGGCCGGGCTCGACCCGGTGACGTCGGTGCCGCTGACCGACGCCGGGCTGACGCCCTACCACGCGATCAAGCGCTCACTGCCCAAGCTGGTGGCCGACTCCACGGCCGTGGTGATCGGCACCGGCGGCCTCGGGCATGTCGCCATCCAACTCCTGCGCGCGCTGACCCCGAGCCGGGTCGTCGCGCTGGACGTCTCCGAGGAGAAGCTCGCACTGGCCCGCGAGGTCGGGGCGCACGAGACCGTGCTCTCGGACGAACACGCCCCCGAGCACGTCCGGCGGCTGACCGGCGGGCTCGGCGCGCAGGCGGTCTTCGACTTCGTGGGCGCCCAGGCCACCGTCACCACGGCGGGCGCGGTCGCCGCCGTGGAGGGCGATGTGGCGATCGTCGGCATCGGCGGCGGGGCGCTGCCGGTCGGCATCAGCACCACGGCGTTCGACGTGGAGGTGACCGCGCCGTACTGGGGCAGCCGGGGCGAGCTGGGCGAGGTGCTGGCCCTGGCCAGGGCCGGTGCCGTCGAGGTCCAGGTGGAGACGTACGGCATTGACGAAGCACCGCTGGCCTACGAGCGGCTGCACGCCGGACAGGTCAACGGCCGCGCCGTCATCCTGCCCCACGGATGAACGGCGCGGCCGTCTCACGCGACGCCCGCGAGGGCGGCGCTCAGTCGGTGAGGTTGACCCCGCGGGCCGAGGTGGCGCCGATCTCGTCGGCGATCTCGGCGAGCACCGGCGCCGGGATGGTGCCGTCCACGGTCAGGGCGATCAGCGCCTCGCCGCCCTCCTCGGCGCGGGCCACCTGCATGCCCGCGATGTTGATCTCGGCCTCGCCCAGGATGCGGCCGAGGGCACCGACGATGCCGGGGCGGTCGGTGTAGCGGAGGAACGCCATGTGGTCGGCGACCGCGAGATCCACGGTGTGCTGGCCGATGGCGACGATCTTCTGCAGGTACTTCGGCCCGGCCAGGGTGCCCGAGACGGACACGACCTCGCCGCTGGTGAGGGTGCCGCGCACGGTGATCAGGTTCCGGTGGTCGGGCGACTCGGAGCTGGTGGTCAGCCGCACCTCGACACCGCGCTCCTGCGCGAAGAGGGGCGCGTTGACATACGACACCGTCTCGGCCACCACGTCCTCGAAGACGCCCTTGAGCGCGGACAACTCCAGGATCTTGACGTCGTGCTGGGTGATCTCGCCGCACACCTCGACGTCGAGCCGCTGGGCGACCTCGCCGGCCAGGGCGGTGAAGATGCGGCCCAGCTTCTCGGCCAGCGGCAGCCCCGGCCGCACGTCCTGGGCGATGACGCCGCCCTGCACGTTGACCGCGTCGGGCACCAGCTCGCCGGCCAGCGCCAACCGCACCGACTTGGCGACGGAGATGCCGGCCTTCTCCTGGGCCTCGCCGGTCGAGGCGCCCAGGTGCGGGGTGCAGACCACGGTGTCGAACTCGAACAGCGGCGAGTCCGTACAGGGCTCGGTCGCGTAGACGTCGAGACCGGCGCCGGCCACCCGGCCCTCCTTCAGGGCGCTGAGCAGGGCGGCCTCGTCCACGATGCCGCCGCGGGCCGCGTTGACGATGCGGACCGACGGCTTGACCTTGTGCAGCGCCTCATCGCCGATGAGGCCCAGGGTCTCGGGCGTCTTCGGCAGGTGGACGCTGATGAAGTCGGCGGTGGCGAGCAGCTCGTCCAGGGTGAGCAGCTTGACGCCGAGCTGCGCGGCGCGGGCAGGCTGCACATAGGGGTCGTAGGCCACGACCTGCATGCCGAACGCGGCCATGCGCTGGGCGACCAGCAGCCCGATGCGGCCCAGGCCGACGACGCCGAGGGTCTTCTCGGACAGCTCGACGCCGGTGTACTTGCTCCGCTTCCACTCGCCGTTCTTCAGCGCGGCGTTGGCCTGCGGGATGCTGCGCGCCGTGGAGATGAGCAGGCCGCAGGCGAGCTCGGCGGCGGTGACAATGTTCGAGGTGGGGGCGTTGACGACCATCACGCCCGCCTTGGTGGCGGCGGCCACGTCCACGTTGTCCAGGCCGACGCCCGCGCGGGCGACGACCTTGAGGCGGCGGGTGGCGGCGATCGCCTCGGCGTCCACCTTGGTGGCGCTGCGGATCAGGACGGCGTCCACATCCGCGATCGCGCTCAGCAACTCGGCGCGGTTCGCGCCGTCGCAGTGCCGGATCTCGAAATCCGGGCCCAAGGCGTCGACGGTCGCGGGGGAAAGCTCTTCGGCGATGAGTACGACAGGCTTGCTCACAGGTCTCACTGGTCCTTTGCGGTGGGCCGGGTCCCGACGGCCGACGGCGGGGAGAGAGGGAGAAGGCCGCGTGGAGACGCACGACGCTGTGAGCCTGTGACGCGAATTGGCGCTGCAGTGCAGTGTATCGGCGCGGTGGCGGCCCGCCAGACTGCTGACGGAGGCCACCGCCCGATCGAGCGAACTCCCGCGGTGGGGTGTGGCCGAAGGACGGCCGGAACGTCAGCGCTCGTCGTCGACCCAGCTCATGAGCTTGCGCAGCTCACGGCCCGTGGTCTCCAGGAGGTGGTCGCCGTCCGTCTTCTTGTACTCGTTGTAACGCGGCAGGCCCGCCGCGTACTCGGCCATCCAGTTCTTCGCGAAGCTGCCGTCCTGGATCTCGCCCAGGATCCGCTTCATCTCCGCCTTGGTCTCGGCGTTGACGACGCGCGGGCCGGAGACGTAGTCGCCCCACTCGGCGGTCTCGGAGACCGACCAGCGCATCTTCTCCAGGCCGCCCTCGTACATCAGGTCCACGATCAGCTTGAGCTCGTGCAGACACTCGAAGTACGCGATCTCCGGCTGGTACCCGGCCTCGACCAGCGTCTCGAAGCCGGCCTTCACCAGCGCCGAGGTGCCGCCGCACAGCACCGCCTGCTCGCCGAAGAGGTCGGTCTCGGTCTCCTCGGTGAAGGTGGTCTTGATGACGCCCGCCCGGGTGCCGCCGATGGCCTTGGCGTAGGAGAGCGCCAGCGGGAACGCGCCGCCGGTGGCGTCCTGCTCCACCGCCGCGATGCACGGGACGCCGCGGCCCTCCTCGTACTGCCGGCGCACCAGGTGGCCCGGGCCCTTGGGGGCGACCATGCACACGTCGATGCCGGCCGGGGGCTGGATGAAGCCGAAGCGGATGTTGAAGCCGTGGCCGAAGAAGAGGGCGTCGCCCGGCCGGAGGTTGTCACGGA
Above is a window of Streptomyces sp. NBC_01803 DNA encoding:
- a CDS encoding NAD(P)-dependent alcohol dehydrogenase, which translates into the protein MKAVQYREIGAAPEVVTVPEPEPGPGQVLLKVAAAGVCHSDIAVMSWPAETFPYALPLTLGHEGTGTVEALGEGVIGLAEGDPVAVYGPQGCGRCAKCAEGKENYCLRAAELGIYPPGLGAPGAMAEYLLIDDARFLLPLAGLDPVTSVPLTDAGLTPYHAIKRSLPKLVADSTAVVIGTGGLGHVAIQLLRALTPSRVVALDVSEEKLALAREVGAHETVLSDEHAPEHVRRLTGGLGAQAVFDFVGAQATVTTAGAVAAVEGDVAIVGIGGGALPVGISTTAFDVEVTAPYWGSRGELGEVLALARAGAVEVQVETYGIDEAPLAYERLHAGQVNGRAVILPHG
- the serA gene encoding phosphoglycerate dehydrogenase; translated protein: MSKPVVLIAEELSPATVDALGPDFEIRHCDGANRAELLSAIADVDAVLIRSATKVDAEAIAATRRLKVVARAGVGLDNVDVAAATKAGVMVVNAPTSNIVTAAELACGLLISTARSIPQANAALKNGEWKRSKYTGVELSEKTLGVVGLGRIGLLVAQRMAAFGMQVVAYDPYVQPARAAQLGVKLLTLDELLATADFISVHLPKTPETLGLIGDEALHKVKPSVRIVNAARGGIVDEAALLSALKEGRVAGAGLDVYATEPCTDSPLFEFDTVVCTPHLGASTGEAQEKAGISVAKSVRLALAGELVPDAVNVQGGVIAQDVRPGLPLAEKLGRIFTALAGEVAQRLDVEVCGEITQHDVKILELSALKGVFEDVVAETVSYVNAPLFAQERGVEVRLTTSSESPDHRNLITVRGTLTSGEVVSVSGTLAGPKYLQKIVAIGQHTVDLAVADHMAFLRYTDRPGIVGALGRILGEAEINIAGMQVARAEEGGEALIALTVDGTIPAPVLAEIADEIGATSARGVNLTD
- the ilvC gene encoding ketol-acid reductoisomerase: MAELFYDDDADLSIIQGRKVAVLGYGSQGHAHALSLRDSGVDVRVGLHEGSKSRVKAEEQGLRVVTPAEAAAEADVIMILVPDPIQGKVYEESVRDNLRPGDALFFGHGFNIRFGFIQPPAGIDVCMVAPKGPGHLVRRQYEEGRGVPCIAAVEQDATGGAFPLALSYAKAIGGTRAGVIKTTFTEETETDLFGEQAVLCGGTSALVKAGFETLVEAGYQPEIAYFECLHELKLIVDLMYEGGLEKMRWSVSETAEWGDYVSGPRVVNAETKAEMKRILGEIQDGSFAKNWMAEYAAGLPRYNEYKKTDGDHLLETTGRELRKLMSWVDDER